In one Massilia endophytica genomic region, the following are encoded:
- a CDS encoding quinone-dependent dihydroorotate dehydrogenase, whose amino-acid sequence MSDKFLYSLARPLLFSVDAEAAHHFTLPALKRLSALGLTRAIVQPPKPDPRTVMGLLFKNPVGLAAGLDKDGAFIDALADLGFGSIEVGTVTPRAQPGNPKPRMFRLPAAHAIINRMGFNNGGVDAFVANVQSSRFYQRKEGVLGLNIGKNADTPIERAAEDYLHCLEKVYPYASYVTVNISSPNTKNLRQLQGGSELDGLLAQLKDAQQRLADRHKRYVPLALKIAPDMDGDQVKNIADALIRHKIDGVIATNTTLSRTAVEGMQHGAEAGGLSGAPVFEFSNQVIRLLKAELGDALPIIGVGGIMKGADAKAKIDAGAQLVQLYSGLIYAGPALVRDCADALRR is encoded by the coding sequence ATGTCCGACAAATTCCTGTATTCCCTCGCGCGTCCCCTGCTGTTCTCGGTGGACGCCGAAGCCGCGCACCATTTCACCCTCCCTGCCCTGAAGCGCCTGTCCGCATTGGGCCTCACGCGCGCCATCGTGCAGCCGCCGAAACCCGACCCGCGCACGGTCATGGGCCTGCTGTTCAAGAATCCCGTCGGCCTGGCCGCAGGCCTGGACAAGGACGGCGCCTTCATCGACGCGCTGGCCGACCTGGGCTTCGGCTCCATCGAAGTGGGCACCGTCACGCCGCGCGCCCAGCCGGGCAACCCCAAGCCGCGCATGTTCCGCCTGCCCGCCGCGCATGCCATCATCAACCGCATGGGCTTCAACAACGGCGGCGTGGACGCCTTCGTGGCCAACGTGCAGTCGTCGCGCTTCTACCAGCGCAAGGAAGGTGTGCTGGGGCTGAACATCGGCAAGAATGCGGATACCCCCATCGAGCGCGCCGCGGAAGACTACCTGCACTGCCTGGAGAAGGTTTATCCCTACGCCAGCTACGTCACGGTCAACATCTCCTCGCCGAACACGAAGAACCTGCGCCAGCTGCAGGGCGGTTCGGAGCTGGATGGCCTGCTCGCGCAGCTCAAGGACGCGCAGCAGCGCCTCGCCGACCGGCACAAGCGCTACGTGCCGCTGGCCCTGAAGATCGCACCGGACATGGATGGCGACCAGGTGAAGAACATCGCCGATGCGCTGATCCGCCACAAGATCGACGGCGTCATCGCCACCAACACCACCCTGAGCCGCACGGCCGTGGAAGGCATGCAGCATGGCGCCGAAGCGGGCGGCCTCTCCGGCGCTCCCGTGTTCGAATTCTCGAACCAGGTGATCCGCCTGCTGAAGGCGGAACTGGGCGACGCCCTGCCCATCATCGGGGTCGGCGGCATCATGAAAGGCGCGGACGCGAAGGCCAAGATCGACGCGGGCGCGCAGCTCGTGCAGCTGTACAGCGGCCTGATTTACGCGGGCCCCGCGCTGGTGCGCGACTGCGCCGACGCGCTGCGCCGCTGA
- a CDS encoding aldo/keto reductase: MEKTRLGRTDLEVSKICLGTMTFGEQNTEADAHSQLDYALERGINFIDTAELYPVPPRAATQGSTERFIGSWLKKSGRRADVVIATKAAGPNSNMHWIRGGKQNFDEQNLRTAVEASLKRLQTDYIDLYQLHWPSRNVPIFGASAFDPAKERRAVAIEDTLAALGKLVDEGKLRHIGVSNETCWGVAEFIKQAEMKGLPRIATIQNLYNLSARHFETSLLDETCYREGVSLLAYSPLAFGQLSAKYHDNLKAHGRLTIFPPTWSPRYLRPGVWKVVGQYAELARANGLTPAQLALAWCYSRWFVGSTIIGATTLEQLKANIDAWSVKLTPELAAAVDAIHAETPNPGQ, encoded by the coding sequence ATGGAGAAGACAAGGCTCGGCCGCACAGATCTTGAAGTCAGCAAGATCTGCCTGGGCACCATGACCTTCGGCGAGCAGAACACCGAAGCGGACGCGCACAGCCAGCTCGATTATGCGCTGGAGCGCGGCATCAACTTCATCGACACGGCGGAGCTCTATCCCGTGCCGCCGCGCGCCGCTACGCAGGGTTCCACGGAACGCTTCATCGGCTCCTGGCTGAAGAAGAGCGGCCGCCGTGCGGACGTGGTCATCGCCACCAAGGCCGCGGGGCCGAACTCCAACATGCACTGGATACGGGGCGGAAAACAGAACTTCGACGAGCAGAACCTGCGTACTGCCGTGGAAGCCAGCCTGAAACGCCTGCAGACGGATTACATCGACCTGTACCAGCTGCACTGGCCCAGCCGCAATGTGCCCATCTTCGGCGCCAGCGCCTTCGATCCCGCAAAGGAGCGCCGCGCGGTGGCCATCGAGGACACCCTGGCCGCGCTGGGCAAGCTGGTGGACGAAGGGAAGCTCCGCCACATCGGCGTGTCGAACGAAACCTGCTGGGGCGTGGCGGAATTCATCAAGCAGGCCGAGATGAAGGGCCTGCCGCGCATCGCCACCATCCAGAACCTGTACAACCTGAGTGCGCGGCATTTCGAAACCAGCCTGCTGGACGAAACCTGCTACCGGGAGGGCGTGAGCCTGCTCGCCTACAGCCCGCTCGCCTTCGGCCAGCTGAGCGCGAAGTATCACGACAACCTGAAGGCGCACGGCCGCCTCACCATCTTCCCGCCCACCTGGAGCCCGCGCTACCTGCGGCCCGGGGTATGGAAGGTTGTGGGCCAATATGCGGAACTGGCACGCGCCAACGGCCTTACGCCCGCGCAGCTCGCGCTGGCCTGGTGCTATTCGCGCTGGTTTGTCGGCTCCACCATCATCGGCGCCACCACGCTCGAACAGCTCAAGGCCAACATCGATGCCTGGTCAGTGAAGCTCACGCCGGAACTGGCCGCGGCGGTCGATGCCATCCACGCTGAAACACCCAATCCGGGCCAGTAG
- a CDS encoding methyltransferase family protein, protein MGLRLFAVASSLAVLAVLAAFAAFLQNWIPKGIDTGMPPIEGGIVFNLLLLAFFGIVHSALARPAVKRRLYGANAAWSRPVYIAVSALQLGALLVLWTPMPGVVWHFSTPAAVGVFLALYGASLLLVAWAIFSIDALHFFGLRTAEPPFALKGPYRYVRHPIQTGLIVALWSAPHMSVGHALMAAVLTAYSVLATLRLEEHDLEAALGESYRAYRRDVPALLPRLWRRR, encoded by the coding sequence ATGGGATTGAGACTGTTTGCCGTGGCGTCCAGCCTTGCTGTACTGGCCGTGCTGGCTGCGTTTGCGGCCTTTCTGCAGAACTGGATACCGAAGGGTATCGATACCGGCATGCCGCCGATAGAGGGCGGCATTGTATTCAATCTGCTGCTGCTCGCTTTCTTCGGCATTGTGCACAGCGCGCTGGCGCGGCCTGCCGTCAAGCGCAGGCTGTATGGCGCAAATGCTGCGTGGAGCAGGCCGGTGTATATCGCCGTCAGCGCATTGCAGCTCGGCGCGCTGCTGGTGCTGTGGACGCCGATGCCGGGCGTTGTCTGGCATTTTTCCACGCCCGCTGCGGTCGGTGTTTTCCTAGCGCTGTACGGCGCAAGCCTGCTGCTGGTGGCGTGGGCCATCTTCAGCATCGACGCGCTGCACTTCTTCGGCCTGCGAACGGCGGAGCCGCCGTTTGCGCTGAAGGGGCCTTACCGCTACGTGCGGCATCCGATCCAGACAGGGCTGATCGTTGCGCTATGGTCAGCGCCGCACATGAGCGTGGGCCATGCGCTGATGGCCGCCGTGCTCACGGCCTACAGCGTGCTGGCCACCCTCAGGCTGGAGGAGCATGACCTGGAGGCGGCGCTCGGCGAGAGCTACCGCGCCTACCGGAGGGATGTGCCTGCGCTGCTGCCACGCCTGTGGCGCCGGCGCTGA
- a CDS encoding FAD-binding oxidoreductase produces MSPSRRTFLFQAMAGAGLLTLTPLPALSAAAISIPNVTGLYTVEVAKAVAPASTQEAARAIREWQGRVAIGGGRYSMGGQVAVRGGLHLDMRGMNHLVSIDAANRVARVQAGMRWRDLQDVLDPVGLAVKTMQSYANFTVGGAVSVNAHGRYVGNGPVGNSVRALQLVLADGSIVQASRDENFDLFRAAIGGYGAVGLITEVELDLAANTRIERSVKEVKLERYPDYFEREVKQAHGCVLHNADLLPPFFDAPVAVSWRESGKPLTEKARLVQRGQTYAMNQNVIFVVTELPGGSLLRSKVLHPLLMSQPAVKWRNHEASLDVAELEPRTRAMSTYALQEYFVPVRHFAAFTRKMAAIIRKHDAEVLNVSVRHSDADTLALLPWAKEEVFSFVVYFKQRSTQAALRTVGAWTRELIDTALSFGGRYYLPYQPHATREQFGKAYPEAVQLRALKARVDPGGKFSNEMWAKYL; encoded by the coding sequence ATGTCGCCATCACGCCGCACCTTTCTCTTCCAGGCGATGGCAGGCGCAGGCCTGCTGACGCTGACTCCGCTGCCCGCGCTCTCCGCGGCCGCCATCTCCATTCCCAATGTGACCGGCCTGTACACGGTCGAAGTCGCGAAGGCGGTGGCGCCCGCGTCGACGCAGGAAGCCGCACGCGCCATCAGGGAGTGGCAGGGCAGGGTTGCGATTGGTGGCGGCCGCTACAGCATGGGCGGGCAGGTCGCAGTCCGCGGCGGGCTGCATCTGGACATGCGCGGCATGAACCACCTGGTCAGCATTGATGCCGCGAACCGTGTCGCCCGTGTGCAAGCGGGCATGCGCTGGCGCGACCTGCAGGACGTGCTGGATCCCGTGGGCCTCGCCGTGAAGACGATGCAGAGCTATGCCAACTTCACGGTCGGCGGCGCAGTTTCGGTCAATGCGCATGGACGCTATGTGGGCAATGGCCCCGTCGGCAATTCCGTGCGCGCCCTGCAGCTGGTGCTGGCGGACGGCAGCATCGTGCAGGCGAGCCGCGACGAGAACTTCGACCTGTTCCGCGCCGCCATCGGGGGCTATGGCGCCGTTGGCCTCATTACCGAGGTGGAGCTGGACCTGGCCGCCAACACGCGAATCGAGCGCAGCGTCAAGGAAGTGAAGCTGGAGCGCTACCCGGACTACTTCGAGCGTGAGGTGAAGCAGGCGCACGGCTGCGTGCTGCACAACGCCGACCTGCTGCCGCCATTCTTCGATGCGCCGGTGGCCGTGTCGTGGCGCGAATCCGGCAAGCCGCTGACGGAAAAGGCCCGGCTGGTGCAGCGGGGGCAGACCTATGCGATGAACCAGAACGTGATCTTCGTTGTGACGGAACTGCCGGGCGGCAGCCTGTTGCGCAGCAAGGTCCTGCATCCCCTGCTCATGTCCCAGCCTGCGGTCAAGTGGCGCAACCACGAGGCAAGCCTGGATGTGGCGGAGCTGGAGCCGCGTACCAGGGCCATGTCGACCTATGCGCTGCAGGAGTATTTCGTGCCGGTGCGGCACTTCGCCGCTTTCACCCGCAAGATGGCCGCGATCATCCGCAAGCACGATGCGGAGGTGCTGAACGTATCGGTGCGCCATTCGGATGCGGATACGCTGGCGCTGCTGCCTTGGGCGAAGGAAGAAGTGTTCTCCTTCGTTGTCTACTTCAAGCAGCGCAGCACTCAGGCGGCCTTGCGGACGGTGGGAGCGTGGACTCGGGAACTGATCGATACGGCCTTGAGCTTCGGCGGCCGCTACTACCTGCCATACCAGCCGCACGCCACCCGCGAGCAGTTCGGCAAGGCCTACCCGGAAGCGGTACAGCTGCGCGCCCTCAAGGCGCGTGTCGACCCGGGCGGCAAATTCTCGAACGAGATGTGGGCGAAATATCTGTAG